The window TCGGCGTCCCGTCGAGCCGGGTGGTGCCGGGCCGGTCGTAGGCGCAGACACGTGTGGAGCGGGCGAGCGTCGTGAGCACCGCCGAGGCGTCCGGCCTCGGGCCGGCCTCGGGGTGCGCGGCGTCCACGACGTGCGTCCACTCGTCCGACGCCCCTTGCGCCCCGGACACGAGCACGACCGTCGGGGACCCGGATCCGCGGCAGTCCAGCAGCACGCGACGGCCGTCACCGATGTCCACCAGCCGTCCGGAACCGTCCCCGCCGTCCGCCGCCACGGGTACTGCCGCCACGGGTCCCGCCCCTGCGAGCATCGCGCACGACACGGCGAGGGCGACGAGGGCGGCGGGCACCCGACGGGCCCGGACCGGGCCTCTTGCCCACATCTGTCCAGTCTGGCACCCGGCGGTGGGCACCGACAGCCGGTGGTGTCAGGGACCGTCCTTGCCGCGGGCCTGCCGGAAGCGTGCCAGTCCCTCCGGGAGGCCGACCAGCGGGTCCGGGTAGTCGTACCGGGCCCGTTCGAGGCCGGGCAGCTGCCACGGCTCGTGGACCGAGGGGCCCTGCAGCCCGGCGAGTTCGGGAACCCAGCGCCGCACGTACGCGCCGTCGGGGTCGTACCGCTTGCCCTGGATCACCGGGTTGAGCACCCGGTTGGGACGGCTGTCGGTACCGGTCCCGGCCACCCACTGCCAGTTGAGCTGGTTGTTGGCGACGTCCCCGTCGACCAGCAGGTCGAGGAAGTGACGGGCCCCGGCACGCCAGTCGATGTACAGCGTCTTGGTCAGGAAGGACGCGGCGAGCAGCCGGCCGCGGCCCGGCATCCAGCCCTCGTGGGCGAGCTGCCGCATGGCCGCGTCGATCACGGGATAGCCGGTGCGGCCCTCCTTCCACGCGCGCAGGTCGGCCTCGGCCGCCTTGCCGCGCCGCCACCGGTCGGACCGGGTGCGGTAGTCCTCGCCGGCGGCGCCGGGGCGGGCGGCGAGCAGCTGGTACTGGAAGTCGCGCCAGCAGAGCTGCCGTACGAAGGCCTCGGCACCCGCACCGCCCCGGGACCGCGCACGGTGCACCGCCTCGGCCGCCGAGACCGCCCCGAAGTGGATGTACGGGGAGAGGCGGGAGGTGACGTCACCGGGGAGGTCGTCGTGCCCCTCCTCGTACCCGTCGGCGTGCTTGCCCAGCCAGTCGGTGAGCCGCTGCCGGCCCTCCCGCTCGCCCCCGGTGACCAGCCCCTCGGAGGCGGACGGCCCGTCCGCCCGGGACGGCACGGCCTCGGAGCGGATCGCCCCGGGCACCCGGACCTCCTGCGGCGCCGCGAGCGGCTCGCGCAGCCGCTCCGCCGACCAGCGCCGGAAGTACGGGGTGAAGACGGCGAAGTGATCGGATCCGCTCGGTGTCACGGCCCCGGCGGGCAGGGCGGTGACCACGCCGTCGTGGACGTACAGGCGCCGCCCGTCGGCCTCCAGGGCACTGCGCAGGCGCTGCTCTCGCCGCAGG is drawn from Streptomyces sp. NBC_01232 and contains these coding sequences:
- a CDS encoding cryptochrome/photolyase family protein, whose amino-acid sequence is MNVSVVLYTSDLRVHDHPPLRAALGQGNETVPLFVRDPAVDRAGFAAPNRLAFLADCLAGLDSGLRERGGRLVVRSGDPVAEVCAVVREAEADEVHMAAGCSAFALRREQRLRSALEADGRRLYVHDGVVTALPAGAVTPSGSDHFAVFTPYFRRWSAERLREPLAAPQEVRVPGAIRSEAVPSRADGPSASEGLVTGGEREGRQRLTDWLGKHADGYEEGHDDLPGDVTSRLSPYIHFGAVSAAEAVHRARSRGGAGAEAFVRQLCWRDFQYQLLAARPGAAGEDYRTRSDRWRRGKAAEADLRAWKEGRTGYPVIDAAMRQLAHEGWMPGRGRLLAASFLTKTLYIDWRAGARHFLDLLVDGDVANNQLNWQWVAGTGTDSRPNRVLNPVIQGKRYDPDGAYVRRWVPELAGLQGPSVHEPWQLPGLERARYDYPDPLVGLPEGLARFRQARGKDGP